A single genomic interval of Halobacillus halophilus DSM 2266 harbors:
- a CDS encoding dipeptidase, with translation MKEQVELHKDSFIEELKDFLKIPSISSLPDRKEDVNRGADWVAEALKKAGMENVEVIQTKGHPIVYGDWLQAENKPTVLIYGHYDVQPEDPLELWETPPFEPVVRDGKIYARGATDDKGQLFLHIKAMELLMKENGTLPVNVKFCIEGEEEVASPNLSPFIRDHEEKLTADAVVISDTTFIEKGQPAICTSLRGALAMEVKVNTANTDLHSGSYGGAVPNSIHALVSLMDSLHDDTGKIAVEGFYEGVPEATEDLREEVAQVPFNNEKIKRELGLETFFGEEGFTFQERVGIRPTLEINGITGGFQGEGLKTIVPNQASAKISCRLVGDQNPQAVYEAIQSHLQTHKPAGARIETEQLIQADPVAIDSKDAYIQTAADAYEEVYGVRPLFPKEGGSIPIVEVFASVLKAPVVLMGFGLPSENLHAPNEHFHLENFTKGIETAANYYTRLGNQ, from the coding sequence GTGAAAGAACAGGTGGAATTACATAAGGATTCATTTATAGAGGAACTAAAAGATTTCTTAAAGATCCCGAGCATATCTTCCTTACCTGACCGTAAAGAAGATGTAAATAGGGGAGCCGATTGGGTAGCTGAAGCTCTAAAGAAAGCCGGTATGGAAAATGTAGAGGTCATTCAGACGAAAGGTCATCCTATTGTATATGGGGATTGGCTCCAGGCGGAGAACAAGCCTACGGTCCTTATTTACGGTCATTACGATGTCCAGCCCGAAGACCCTCTTGAATTGTGGGAAACGCCTCCATTTGAGCCAGTGGTCCGTGATGGGAAAATTTATGCCCGCGGAGCAACGGATGATAAGGGGCAATTGTTCCTTCATATTAAAGCGATGGAGCTTCTCATGAAAGAAAACGGCACGCTCCCGGTTAATGTCAAGTTTTGTATCGAGGGAGAAGAGGAAGTTGCGAGCCCTAACCTTTCTCCTTTTATAAGGGATCATGAAGAAAAGCTGACTGCAGATGCTGTCGTCATCAGCGATACAACTTTTATTGAAAAAGGACAGCCGGCCATCTGCACTTCGCTTCGCGGAGCCCTTGCGATGGAAGTAAAAGTAAACACAGCAAATACTGACTTACATTCCGGCTCCTACGGGGGAGCTGTACCCAACTCGATTCACGCCCTTGTTTCTCTAATGGACAGCCTTCATGATGACACAGGAAAAATCGCTGTAGAAGGTTTTTATGAGGGTGTTCCTGAAGCTACTGAGGATTTAAGAGAAGAAGTTGCGCAAGTTCCATTTAATAATGAAAAAATAAAAAGAGAACTTGGACTAGAAACCTTTTTTGGTGAAGAAGGGTTTACTTTCCAGGAGCGTGTAGGTATACGTCCGACGCTTGAGATCAACGGGATTACAGGCGGTTTTCAGGGAGAAGGGTTAAAAACTATTGTGCCCAATCAGGCCAGTGCCAAAATCAGCTGCCGCTTAGTAGGCGACCAGAATCCTCAGGCGGTTTATGAAGCTATTCAGAGTCATCTTCAGACTCATAAGCCTGCTGGAGCCCGAATCGAAACGGAGCAATTGATTCAGGCAGATCCGGTGGCTATTGATTCTAAAGATGCCTATATCCAAACGGCAGCGGATGCATATGAAGAAGTGTACGGCGTTCGTCCGCTTTTCCCTAAAGAAGGAGGATCGATTCCCATTGTTGAAGTGTTTGCAAGCGTCTTAAAGGCTCCTGTTGTACTCATGGGCTTTGGACTTCCTTCTGAAAATCTTCATGCTCCGAATGAACATTTTCACTTGGAGAACTTTACCAAAGGGATCGAAACTGCTGCTAATTATTATACCCGTTTAGGAAACCAGTAA